A window from Schistosoma haematobium chromosome 3, whole genome shotgun sequence encodes these proteins:
- the CPSF3L_1 gene encoding Integrator complex subunit 11, variant 2 (EggNog:ENOG410V6VR~COG:A) produces MSSIRVIPLGAGQDVGRSCILVTLGGKNIMFDCGMHMGYNDDRKFPDFTYITDKGGLNDYLDCVIISHFHLDHCGALPYMTEVIGYDGPIYMTHPTKAICPILLEDYRKINVERRGDQNFFTSDMIYRCMTKVRCVYIHQTVKVDDDLEIQAFYAGHVLGAAMFLVRVGTNSVLYTGDYNMTPDRHLGAAWVSRCRPDLLITESTYATTIRDSKRTREREFLEKIHARVEAGGKVIVSLFATSIGINPCLCLRSSSRTLYIA; encoded by the exons ATGAGTTCCATTCGGGTCATTCCTTTGG GCGCTGGGCAAGATGTTGGTAGAAGTTGCATTCTTGTCACTTTGGGTGGCAAAAATATTATGTTCGACTGCGGAATGCACATGGGCTATAACGACGAT AGGAAATTTCCTGACTTCACTTACATTACCGACAAAGGGGGTCTCAATGATTACCTGGATTGTGTGATTATTAG TCATTTCCATCTCGATCACTGTGGAGCTCTTCCCTATATGACCGAAGTAATAGGCTACGATGGTCCAATCTATATGACTCATCCTACCAAGGCAATTTGCCCAATACTTTTG GAAGATTATCGTAAAATCAATGTTGAGAGAAGAGGAGATCAAAACTTTTTCACTTCTGATATGATATATCGGTGTATGACGAAAGTTAGGTGTGTGTATATACATCAAACAGTCAAA GTAGATGATGATCTCGAAATACAGGCATTTTATGCTGGTCACGTTCTGGGAGCAGCAATGTTTCTTGTACGTGTAGGAACAAATTCTGTCCTGTATACC GGCGATTACAACATGACACCTGATAGACATCTTGGTGCAGCTTGGGTTTCTCGTTGCCGTCCAGATCTTCTCATTACGGAAAGCACTTACGCAACCACGATACGAGATTCAAAACGTACAAGAGAACGGGAATTTTTGGAAAAGATTCATGCTCGCGTTGAGGCTGGGGGTAAAGTAATTGTTTCTTTATTTGCGACATCGATAGGTATTAATCCCTGTCTTTGCCTTAGGTCGAGCTCAAGAACTTTGTATATTGCTTGA
- the CPSF3L_1 gene encoding Integrator complex subunit 11 (EggNog:ENOG410V6VR~COG:A) → MSSIRVIPLGAGQDVGRSCILVTLGGKNIMFDCGMHMGYNDDRKFPDFTYITDKGGLNDYLDCVIISHFHLDHCGALPYMTEVIGYDGPIYMTHPTKAICPILLEDYRKINVERRGDQNFFTSDMIYRCMTKVRCVYIHQTVKVDDDLEIQAFYAGHVLGAAMFLVRVGTNSVLYTGDYNMTPDRHLGAAWVSRCRPDLLITESTYATTIRDSKRTREREFLEKIHARVEAGGKVLIPVFALGRAQELCILLETYWERMNISVPIYFSMGMAEKANEYYKLFISWTNQKIKETFVKRNMFDFKHIKPLGQGTVDNPGPMVVFATPGMLHAGQSLHIFRKWASDERNMVVIPGYCVAGTVGYKILNGVRRLEFDKQVLEVKMSVEYLSFSAHADARGIMQLISHCQPKHVMLVHGEAIKMDFLKSKIEQEFGLPCSKPANGEIVHVETEQQFIVEASREFLNQSYYSDDPNEPLIKRPRSIQGGIQIEPDETPKLLDRASVLASLSLKEHVMRFTSTYAFSSSSNLTTILDKFIKLCSKLPIDPPKLVRNQIIFNDSVVVSVCDPMLDEFDDETRERSTALRRTANLQSKEFVCHVTYNLQNESLGEQLIKMFKKQIVNV, encoded by the exons ATGAGTTCCATTCGGGTCATTCCTTTGG GCGCTGGGCAAGATGTTGGTAGAAGTTGCATTCTTGTCACTTTGGGTGGCAAAAATATTATGTTCGACTGCGGAATGCACATGGGCTATAACGACGAT AGGAAATTTCCTGACTTCACTTACATTACCGACAAAGGGGGTCTCAATGATTACCTGGATTGTGTGATTATTAG TCATTTCCATCTCGATCACTGTGGAGCTCTTCCCTATATGACCGAAGTAATAGGCTACGATGGTCCAATCTATATGACTCATCCTACCAAGGCAATTTGCCCAATACTTTTG GAAGATTATCGTAAAATCAATGTTGAGAGAAGAGGAGATCAAAACTTTTTCACTTCTGATATGATATATCGGTGTATGACGAAAGTTAGGTGTGTGTATATACATCAAACAGTCAAA GTAGATGATGATCTCGAAATACAGGCATTTTATGCTGGTCACGTTCTGGGAGCAGCAATGTTTCTTGTACGTGTAGGAACAAATTCTGTCCTGTATACC GGCGATTACAACATGACACCTGATAGACATCTTGGTGCAGCTTGGGTTTCTCGTTGCCGTCCAGATCTTCTCATTACGGAAAGCACTTACGCAACCACGATACGAGATTCAAAACGTACAAGAGAACGGGAATTTTTGGAAAAGATTCATGCTCGCGTTGAGGCTGGGGGTAAA GTATTAATCCCTGTCTTTGCCTTAGGTCGAGCTCAAGAACTTTGTATATTGCTTGAAACATATTGGGAAAGAATGAATATTTCCGTCCCAATATACTTCTCCATGGGAATGGCGGAAAAA GCTAATGAGTATTACAAGTTATTTATCTCATGGACAAATCAAAAAATCAAGGAGACATTTGTAAAACGAAATATGTTTGACTTTAAACATATAAAG CCTCTTGGGCAAGGAACAGTCGATAATCCAGGACCAATGGTAGTCTTTGCCACACCAGGTATGCTTCACGCTGGACAATCCTTGCATATATTTCGTAAATGGGCTTCAGATGAAAGAAATATGGTTGTAATTCCAGGATATTGTGTTGCTGGAACTGTGGGTTATAAG aTTTTAAATGGAGTCAGGCGTCTTGAATTCGATAAACAAGTTTTAGAAGTCAAAATGTCAGTTGAATACTTATCGTTCTCAGCTCATGCAGATGCTCGTGGTATTATGCAGTTGATATCTCATTGTCAGCCTAAACATGTGATGCTGGTACATGGAGAAGCAATTAAGatggattttttaaaatcaaaaatTGAACAAGAGTTTGGATTACCCTGTTCGAAACCTGCTAATGGAGAGATTGTACATGTAGAAACGGAACAACAATTCATTGTAGAAGCTTCAAGAGAATTTCTTAATCAGTCGTATT ATTCGGATGATCCAAATGAGCCACTGATTAAACGTCCTCGATCTATTCAGGGCGGAATTCAAATTGAGCCTGAT GAAACCCCTAAACTACTTGATCGTGCCTCAGTTTTGGCTTCTTTAAGTTTGAAAGAGCATGTAATGCGATTTACTTCGACGTATGCATTTTCTTCCTCTTCGAATCTCACCACGATTTTAGATAAATTTATCAAACTATGTTCAAA ATTACCCATCGATCCACCAAAATTAGTACGTAACCAAATTATATTCAACGATTCAGTGGTTGTATCAGTTTGTGATCCTATGTTGGATGAATTCGATGATGAAACTCGTGAAAGATCAACAGCTCTACGTCGTACAGCTAACTTGCAATCAAAGGAATTCGTATGTCATGTAACCTATAATTTACAG AATGAAAGTTTAGGAGAGCAACTtatcaaaatgtttaaaaaacaaattgttaatgtttaa